In Antechinus flavipes isolate AdamAnt ecotype Samford, QLD, Australia chromosome 3, AdamAnt_v2, whole genome shotgun sequence, a genomic segment contains:
- the FAM110D gene encoding protein FAM110D: MHPSSLASPSPTRRPSAVERLEADKAKYVKTQQVIARRQEPALLGGTGPLTPHSCNELESPTSPRPLGPARRGSGKRLLRPDSLIIYRQKRDCKAVNKENAKGQSLVRRLFQGAPQDPAGSPSPVERVAPRAGWATAGKGPGASQPTSPESGKRALCPTCSLPLSEKERFFNYCGLERALVEVLGAERFSPKTWETDASPPLGRPSSEGGSEWDSSGADGGGGDSEVGTSRDGQPPVSVVERNARVIKWLYGCQRAQAPPLESEV; encoded by the coding sequence ATGCATCCCTCTTCATTGGCCTCCCCATCCCCAACCCGGAGGCCCAGCGCTGTGGAGAGACTAGAGGCCGACAAGGCCAAATATGTCAAGACCCAGCAGGTGATTGCCCGGCGCCAGGAGCCAGCCCTTCTGGGAGGAACGGGCCCCCTGACTCCTCACTCCTGCAATGAGCTGGAGTCCCCAACCTCTCCGAGGCCTCTTGGGCCAGCCCGGAGAGGCAGCGGCAAGCGGCTTCTGAGACCCGATTCGCTTATCATCTATCGGCAGAAGCGGGACTGTAAAGCAGTAAACAAGGAGAATGCCAAGGGGCAGAGCCTGGTGCGACGCCTCTTCCAGGGAGCCCCCCAGGATCCTGCCGGAAGCCCCAGCCCAGTGGAGCGTGTGGCTCCCCGAGCAGGATGGGCCACAGCCGGGAAGGGTCCAGGAGCCTCCCAGCCTACATCTCCTGAGTCGGGCAAGAGAGCCCTCTGTCCCACATGCTCCCTGCCCCTGTCTGAGAAAGAACGTTTCTTCAATTACTGTGGGTTGGAGCGGGCCCTGGTGGAGGTGCTGGGTGCTGAGAGGTTCTCACCTAAGACCTGGGAGACAGATGCCAGCCCTCCACTGGGCAGGCCCAGCTCTGAGGGTGGCAGTGAGTGGGATTCAAGTGGGGCTGATGGTGGCGGAGGAGACTCTGAGGTGGGCACTTCGAGAGATGGGCAACCTCCTGTATCTGTGGTGGAGCGAAACGCCAGGGTCATCAAGTGGCTCTATGGGTGCCAGCGGGCTCAGGCACCCCCCCTGGAGTCAGAAGTGTGA